The nucleotide sequence CTGCTCAACTTCCAAACCCTGATCACCGACCTGACCGGGTTAGAAATTGCCAACGCCTCGCTCCTCGACGAAGGCACTGCCGCTGCCGAAGCCATGGCCTTGAGCTTTCATGCCCGTAGCCAAAAGGCGGCCAAGACGTTCTGGATCTCCCAGGCGTGCCATCCCCAAACCATAGATGTGGTGAAGACCCGCGCTATTCCCTTAGGCATTGACGTTATGGTGGGTGACCACCGCAGCTTCACCTTCGATAGTCCGGTTTTTGGCGTGCTGCTGCAGTATCCGGCCACCGATGGCGCGATCTACGACTACACCAATTTCATTCAGCAGGCGCACGCGGCGGGCGCTCTGGCCACCGTTGCTGCCGACCTCCTCAGCCTCACCCTGCTGAAGTCTCCCGGTGAACTAGGGGCCGATATCGCAGTAGGTAACACCCAGCGCTTTGGCGTGCCCCTAGGCTACGGTGGCCCCCACGCCGCCTATTTTGCAACCAAAAACACCTATGCCCGCAAGCTGCCTGGTCGGCTGGTTGGGGTGTCTAAAGATACCTACGGTAAGCCGGCCCTGCGTTTAGCCCTGCAAACCCGTGAGCAGCACATTCGCCGGGATGCTGCTACTAGCAATATCTGCACTGCCCAGGTGCTGCTGGCCGTCATTGCCAGTATGTACGCGGTCTATCACGGACCTGAGGGGCTTAAGCAGATTGCCACACGCATTCATGGCCTAACCGTTGCTTTGGCCGAGGCTCTTAAGCAGGCGGGCTTTACCCTAGGCAGTGAACCCTGCTTTGACACACTGCGGGTCGGCACCCGGAAGCAGACCCAGGACATTTTGAGTCGGGCTGCTGCCCAGCGCATTAACCTACGGGTGATCGATCCCCAGACCCTGGGAGTCGCCCTAGATGAAACCACAACCCCCGATGATGTTAGGGACCTGATTGAGGTGTTTACAGGCCAACGGGCTACTCAGGATCTGTCTTTGCGACCATCTGGCCCCTCGTGGGGGGACGCAACGATAAATCCTACAGACACACACGCCTCTACAGGTTCATCTCTGCCGGTGCGTTTGCTGCGGACCTCAGCCTATTTGACCCACCCGGTTTTCAATACGCACCATTCGGAGACGGAGATGCTGCGGTACATGCACCGCCTGCAGGCCAAAGACCTGTCCTTAACGGCGGCAATGATTCCTCTGGGCTCTTGCACGATGAAGCTAAATGCGACGGCTGAAATGGTGCCAATTACCTGGCCAGAGTTTGGCCAAATTCACCCCTTTGCACCGCTGGAACAGACCCAGGGTTACCAACAACTTTTCCGCGACCTTGAGGGCTGGTTGGCCGAGATTACAGGCTTTGCTGCCGTGTCGCTCCAGCCCAACGCCGGAGCCCAGGGCGAATATGCTGGACTGCTGGTCATTCGTGAGTATCACCAGCAGCGGGGCGATACCCATCGCCACGTTTGTCTCATTCCCCAGTCGGCCCACGGCACCAACCCAGCCAGCGCTGTGATGGCCGGTATGAAGGTGGTTCCCGTTGCCTGTGATGTAGACGGCAACATCGATGTGGCTGACCTCAAGGCCAAAGCCGAGAAGCACCAAGATGCCCTAGCGGCGTTGATGGTGACCTACCCCTCTACCCACGGCGTATTTGAAGAAGCCATTCGGGAAAT is from Pseudanabaena sp. FACHB-2040 and encodes:
- the gcvP gene encoding aminomethyl-transferring glycine dehydrogenase; the protein is MLYEQSIPGTKLEQAAPDASPANGSVAAVDRSSPTFSEFVQRHIGPDSAEQQAMLQALGYDSLASLISAAVPANIRLEGPLKLTAGTTEAAALKQLKQIAEQNQVWRSYLGLGYANTLTPPVIQRNILENPGWYTQYTPYQPEISQGRLEALLNFQTLITDLTGLEIANASLLDEGTAAAEAMALSFHARSQKAAKTFWISQACHPQTIDVVKTRAIPLGIDVMVGDHRSFTFDSPVFGVLLQYPATDGAIYDYTNFIQQAHAAGALATVAADLLSLTLLKSPGELGADIAVGNTQRFGVPLGYGGPHAAYFATKNTYARKLPGRLVGVSKDTYGKPALRLALQTREQHIRRDAATSNICTAQVLLAVIASMYAVYHGPEGLKQIATRIHGLTVALAEALKQAGFTLGSEPCFDTLRVGTRKQTQDILSRAAAQRINLRVIDPQTLGVALDETTTPDDVRDLIEVFTGQRATQDLSLRPSGPSWGDATINPTDTHASTGSSLPVRLLRTSAYLTHPVFNTHHSETEMLRYMHRLQAKDLSLTAAMIPLGSCTMKLNATAEMVPITWPEFGQIHPFAPLEQTQGYQQLFRDLEGWLAEITGFAAVSLQPNAGAQGEYAGLLVIREYHQQRGDTHRHVCLIPQSAHGTNPASAVMAGMKVVPVACDVDGNIDVADLKAKAEKHQDALAALMVTYPSTHGVFEEAIREICDIVHNHGGQVYMDGANMNAQVGLCRPADFGADVCHLNLHKTFCIPHGGGGPGVGPIGVKAHLQPYLPGHSLVPGVGGEQAIGAMTAAPWGSASILPISWMYIRMMGAEGLTRATEVAILNANYIAKRLEGHYDILYTGQNGRVAHECIIDLRPFKKSADVSVEDVAKRLIDYGFHPPTMSWPVAGTLMVEPTESEALVELDRFCDAMIAIRAEIRAIEEGQVSAASNVLKQAPHTAEDLVAAEWDRSYSREQAIFPASWTRQYKFWPAVNRIDQAYGDRNLVCSCLPMDSYEE